CTCTAAATTGAATCTTATTgggagcagagaaacttcatacGCTAGGGGGCACCCATATACTGTCATACATCCTGGGACAatgcatgctgctgctgctgctgctgctctgtgctgaCACTAACACACAGCTCTGGCTTTAAGGTTCATGTGTATGCTCAAGTTTTACCTGCACCTCAACTTTGATCGCCTTAGGACATGCAGAGAAGTCTGCCTAAAAACGATTAACTCACCTGGCATCATTCTCAgtgtttattattatcataacgTGTGCGTTACCTGCAGATTAAGTAAACATCATCATGTAGTCTTTGTAAGGGGTCTCTGCTTTAACCTCAGTGTGAAGGCCATGCCATCTGACCTGGTGTGACATCTTTAAATGCACTCCCCCTATTTAAAGCTGTACAGTCATTTCACGTGCTGACCACATGACGACACAGCTCTGGCTTGTGGCACCCACGTTTGGCCTTTGTGACctgtgctgctggtggagggATCCGTGTGAGTGTGTCCATGCTGGAGGGATTATCCCACATGATGTTAGGAGCCTATcataacatttttattagaaGTGTGGATGCTTGTGGATGCTACCTGCTCTCATTAAAATCGATTATAGGTGAATTAGCTTTTGCATATAGATTACAAGAGGAGTGTTTGCTTTATTCTCATGTTCACCCAAATGTATGGACCAAACAGGTCTTAATGTGGTTATTTGTGCAGTTATAATATGTATGTGCGTGTGCGTAATTTGGCTTAACGTGCAGCCTCTTTTTCTCAGTCTTTTTAATGTATGTCTCCATACTTTTGCATGTAAAAATACAGGATAAAGCCTTAAAAGATGATCAGCTTTATTATAAAAAGCACGAATGGGGTCATGAAGGTGCACCCGTGCGTGTTTTTGCGCATTTCTGATGAAATAATGTCCGGAAAAATGCACTAAGCTGAAGTATTTTTCCTACTGTAATTGTTTATTCTCCACTGGGCGTGCATGTGATAACAGAGTATATTCTGTGTTTATAGAGTGACTAGAAATGATTCCTTTTTCCGGAAAAACTCGTCTCCTTTTAGGACCAAGCGGCCCTCTCGACCTCCATGCTGGCTCTGGCAAGGTACCAAGTAGCACAAGTGCCGACTAGCCAATGGGGTTGAGGGGGAGGTCCCTGAGCTCTGACCAGTCAAACACACTCTCCTTCCTTATATGGCAGCAGATCTCCATGGTAACGTGTGCTAAGTTGCAGCAGTCGTGTCAAAGTTCACTATATAGAGAGCTCAGTGAGCTGATCAGAGAGAAAGCATTCTGCCAGCCCGGCTCCTACCAATCGCAAATCACTTCCTAACCTCCGCCTTTTTAACATATTTGATCACTTTGATTCCGCACTCCTTTTTCCGATTATTTTTCAGTCCACGGAGGAGGTTTTCTAGGTTGTgatctctgtttttttgtttttttgttttagtgctTTCGCTTTTTTTTGCTGGGGAGAGTTGTCTTCATATTCCAGCCTCTCAAAACATTGGCTTGAGCCGCGCGCTTGCTGGCGCTGTACCtaaggaggaagaaaaggaagaagacgcgattttttttacccagttgGTGATTTTCTTCAAGACTTGTACTGGAACTTGATAGTAGCTGCTACAGTGTGCTCACCAATTGTTTCATGCTGCTGCAGGCACGCTCTCTCCAACCTGCTCCATCCTCCTCTGAGTAGTCCATGCTACCTCGGCTGGCTATTTGAATATTTAGCTTGTCTTTTCCCATTCATGGCTGTGCTGGATGGCTGACTGTAAGCGCCCCTGGACTTGGCCTTTAAGCGCAAGGCAGCGACTCAGCTCGCCATCGCATCAGTTTTGAAAACGCAGCGTCTCCAACAGCAATAAATCGACAGTTTTTTCCCGGAGTGGATCCAACGTAGGCTAGATTTGACATTTTGTGTCACAGTTTGCCGCGTTTCCCAGAGACATTCTCCACCGCGACAGCAAAACGGCAGACAAAAAGTTTCTTTACGTTGACTGATAGATATGGCAATGGTAGTGTGGAGAGGCTCCCAGGACGATGTGGCTGACACCCAAGGCACCCTTTCCTCGCATACCCAAGGAGGACTATCTCTTCCCACCCCTCAGCCAGGCCAGTTGAGTCTGACAGCCTCTCAGGTCGCCCCTCCGACCCCTCAGACGCCGGTCCAAGGACCCCCGAACAACACACAGTCCTCCACGCCGTCGAACCAGACGTCGCAGCAGTCGGAGAAGCAGCCGCAGCACATTGAGTGTGTGGTGTGTGGGGATAAATCCAGTGGCAAACACTATGGCCAGTTTACTTGCGAGGGGTGCAAAAGCTTCTTCAAACGGAGCGTACGACGGAACCTCACTTACACATGCCGTGCCAACAGGAATTGTCCAATCGACCAACACCACCGCAATCAGTGTCAGTACTGCCGCCTCAAAAAATGCCTTAAAGTCGGCATGAGACGGGAAGGTATTGGGACTTCGTTTTCTTAttcttctgtgtgtttgtgcgtttTATTCTTCCAGATATGAACCATGAATATCCCCCTCCCCTTACATAGCCTGCTGTTGTCTCCCCCCCGACTGCTGCCTGCTCGGCTGTGCGGCTGCAGAGCGCCATGGAGCGGCTCTCTGCTGAGCAGGAGACGGGGCTCGCCGGAGCTTCCTTTTATTTTAGCGCTGCGTTATTGTAAACAGCTCCGGCGTGTCACAGCTCTGCATTTTAACCAAAAAGATCCGAGCTATGAGCATGCAGCAGCTATCGAATTTAGATTTAGCTGTGATACATGTGTGCTACAACACAGCCTCCTGCGCTATTATGGCGAGGATCGAATTAAGAGATAGCGTGTTCAGGCTACATCTCCACATCCCAGCCCGCATGTCCTCTTCTAAAGCTGGACTCCAAGCCTTAATAATGCGCACAAAGGCTTCTGAGAAGCTGGGGAAATTCTCTGAATATTGGTGTAAAACATAGGCCCGCATGTATGGTAAAAGGAGATGAATTGCTAAGTAGGTTAAGGGTTAAACATGCAAGGTCTCCCTTGCCCTCTTTGTGTTCCTTCACAGCCAGCTCATGTTGCTGTAGCCGAAtatcatcattttaaagctaacataggCATGGCGTCTTTAAATGCTCTCTGTGCCACCATTCATAACAAGCCCACTGTAATATTTACCCTGCACTAATatcatgtgtgtgtgcgtggaTGTGTTTTGATGTCATGTATTTACTACAGCTCATGATTGATGCCTCAGAatatttaatctcatatttccCAGCCTGCTTTGTTGTGACTGTGTGATGTTTTGTAGAATTCAGGCTTCAATATCTGCAGTTTCTCTTTTTACTGCAGCCGTGCAAAGGGGACGGGTGCCACCCACACAGCCACACCACGGTCAGTTCGCCTTGACAAATGGAGACCCACTGCACTGCCATTCCTACTTATCCGGATATATCTCTCTTCTGCTGAGAGCGGAGCCCTACCCGACGTCCCGGTATGGCAGCCAATGCATGCAGCCCAACAACATCATGGGCATCGAGAACATTTGTGAACTAGCAGCCAGGATGCTGTTCAGCGCCGTGGAGTGGGCCAGGAATATTCCCTTCTTTCCAGACCTGCAGATCACAGACCAGGTGGCTCTGCTGAGGTTGACGTGGAGTGAGTTATTTGTGCTGAACGCGGCGCAGTGCTCCATGCCCCTGCATGTGGCTCCTCTCCTGGCGGCGGCTGGCCTGCACGCCTCCCCCATGTCCGCGGACAGAGTGGTGGCCTTTATGGACCACATTAGGATCTTCCAGGAACAAGTGGAGAAGCTCAAAGCTTTGCACGTTGACTCTGCTGAATATAGCTGCTTAAAGGCAATTGTGCTCTTCACCACAGGTAAGACGAAAGGCGAGCACACTCCAAGTTTAGTGAATGCACCCTCACATgcacagtgacatcagctaaaacAACCCTGACCTAAATATTTATCTGCTCTGGCTGGAGGTTGACAGGAAAACACCCTGCTTAAACGTTCACCTAAATGCTGCGTCCACGTCACATGCTCCAGGCTAGTGAATTATCAAATTAATCAACTGATTTATCAGACACATTCCCTGGGATAGAGTGGAAGTCGTAGCATGACCACGCATgagattttttaattaaattggcaacaaaaacacaggaagGTGCAGCAACATTAGAACACAATCAGGAGCAAAATTAATTCATAATTATTTCCTCAGTGACGCTGCCCACACACTTTCAAAAATGACCCAATAGCTTGGTACACTTAGAatattttttccaccatttatCAGTGCATGTAAACCCCACGTCTTGTTTGTAGGGATGACAGATATAAATGATGTCAGGCTCCGAGGGGGAGgggaagaggggaaaaaagaaagacaagcCTAATGTGCCATTTGCGCACAGTAAAAGCAAAGCGCAGGTTCTAGTGCTCCTCGTGTCATTTGGGGATCACTCACGTGcccgagaaaaaaaaaaacaaaaacatacgCACCCTGTAATAGCAGATATGTCACACTAACACTGCTGTGTGTGATATAGGCCCTGTGAGGAGTGACAAGAGGGGCGGCTTTCATTTCTGTCTGCAGAAATATTCTGTGCGTCTCTGGACCTGCTTCAGATCTAGGTCATGACCCAAACCACGCTGCTATTTAGTTACATTAGCTGCTGCGTTATGGggggaaataaaaacaaagcgTGGATTTGATTTAAGGTTTCACTCCATGGTGGGAATGTCTTTAACGTGACACCACACTTGTGTGCAAACAGCCTCTGGAGCTCCTGCAGCGTTGGCTCGCTCTATTCTTCATTATTAATCACATCACAGGTGATTTTATTCCAAAAGCAGCCATGTTTAAATGTGTCCTCCTCGTACCTGGACTTCTTGGAGGCTTGAACACGAGCTGTGCGCTGCAGCTTGAATGACACGCCTTCTGCTACTCTGGTGGTTTTTGGTTGTTGTCATGCATAAACTTTACAAACTTAACCAACGCGCGAACAAGCGTTTTTTTGGCACATAATCAGCAGCCGCCCACACGCAGCAGCACAGATAGTGATTATGCGTCTCTGGTGGTGTAGTATGACGGCAACTCCGTAGGCTATGGGCCCTTTTTTCCGAGCTAAATCTCTGCTCACTAAAGGTCAGTAGGTCTCCctgtctttccctctctctctctctctctctccctccccctcctctcctcctcgcTCTGCCTCCTCTGACTGTTTGAGAGACAGGCCCCGTTTTAAAACGCAGGCTTTGGCTATGAATATGCTTAATTATTTAGCTCACTTTTAAGTGGCTTTATCGAGGGAAATACGCGGGTTGTAATGGCGGTAGAAATGAGGAAGATGGTGCTCAAATTTCTGTGTTTGGTGACTGTGACTAAACAAGagttcttgttttgtttttattatttttattgataatattcTTGTCATATTTGCAGATTATCAACCATGAAATGTCTTATAATTTCAGGGCAAAATAATCCATCATAAAAGTATGGAACCGTGCGTAAAGCTATGCGTAATGCTGCTATAATTATTAGAAGCTTCTATTCCACAGTCCTAGGGtattatttttgaaataatatTCTCTTTATTTATCCATGATGATAACCCAGAGATGAATAATCCCCACTTTAAATTATTACAAGAATAATTTCCCCAGaatgtttgctttaaaaagGTCTGTCAGTTGTCGCCTGTAAATCAGCACAGAGTAGGAAAGCCTCCTTGTGGGAGACACttttttattaatgtttatttgCTTTCCCCCCCTCTCAGATGCTTGCGGCCTCTCAGATGTGGCCCATGTGGAAAGTTTGCAGGAGAAGTCCCAGTGCGCCCTGGAGGAATATGTCCGGAGCCAGTACCCCAACCAGCCCACACGCTTTGGGAAGTTGTTACTCCGCTTGCCTTCCCTCCGCACAGTCTCTTCCTCGGTCATAGAACAGTTATTTTTCGTCCGATTGGTAGGTAAAACCCCCATTGAAACTCTCATCAGGGATATGTTGCTGTCGGGGAGCAGTTTTAACTGGCCTTACATGTCAATTCAGTAAACCAAGAAGGAGACGAACAAACAAAAGGTGGGGCTGGGGAAGGGGAGGGGGatgaggaggggaggggggggtcTGCGAGACTACAATGATTATAGCTGCTTTTGTggaaggaataaaaaaaaaagcaaccgGCTGTTACACGGGGCTGGCTTTCATGAAGAAAGACTTTGACGTAAATGACTGTGAATTTCCCCCCAGTACTCCCCAAAAAATTGAGACATCCACTGAACTttcaaaatggcagaaacaAGCTCCCAGAACAACCTGCTtcgattcatttttttaatgaaagaagaATATGAGGGGGAAACGAGGGGATTTTTGTTGATCCTTGTAAGGAAAATTTAAGTATTAAGTGCATTTAAAAACGATAATttgggtaaaaaaagaaaaaaaaaaactggagaaagggaaaataagaattttttcttttctcaaaaTGACTTGTCCTGTGTCCATGTATAGCTGTGTTTTGTACTTTCTTTGTTCCTCCTTTCTGGTTCCAAACCGGCCTATGTGATTTCTGTAGTACAGGTGGTGTTATTTTCTAAGacaatgattttgttttgtttgaaaggtgaaataatgttttaaaaaacattctaaaaagaattaaaaccaCAGCAATAGGAATATAGGCTTATACACTAGGCTTGATGCTGCAAGCGCACTTATATTGTTAGGATGACCAACACCATGAGGGAGTTTTTGGAGTCCATGTTCAACTTTATGACCCAGCggaaatatttattattaatttgttttagtaattttattTTCCAAAGGATTTGCTGGAAAGTCTTCCCCCATTTCATGTAGAAACAGCCCCCTAATTggatacaataaaaataaaatccaacaaGTAGCCTGCTGTTGCTCTTGATGCGTAAAATGCGCGTAAAGAGCGTGCGCAGTGATCCAAACTGCACTGAAATCCTACCTGACTTCTTGAAAAGAATCTGCTGAGGTCAGTGGTCCTAAAGTTTGAAGCCTATAGCCGGAGTAGTGTTTAATAGCAGTATTATTAAAGCGTCCCTGAAATGTCACCCTTTATTCACTTCAAGCATTAAGTGCCTGACAAGCATGATGTGATTTCTTATCCAAACGTTGTTAAAGTAGGCCTGCACGAcgtgtttttttgggggggaacaACACAATTAGATATGAAACTTGAGTCGTGTTATTTCACGTGACAAACGCTGATTAGAGGCAGTATTCTTGTAAATATAGGTCAATTCATTTTCAACGAGTTTTTTCCTTTATACAAAGTATATGTGATTAAGAAAAATCTGtggttgccatttttttctctcgGTAATACAACGTCTTCAAAATTGAGTGGCAGACTTAGCTAGTAGCACTGaaagttctgtttttaatgtatatACATATTActacaaatgttttctttttcatgtataTTTAGACTGTGAATGCATGGCCACAGGTCGCTAACCTATTTTACCTTtgatatataaatgtaaatgttttctctctctctctctctctctctctctctctctcttttttgacTGTATAGATATAATCTGTGCATTCAGTACACTAGCCCTTGTATTTAAAGAAacgaaaaagaaaagaaacgaGCGTTCATTATTAGGCTACAGACTTAAACAGGGTGAGCAggtttggattaaaaaaaaaaaggagttgaTATTTTAACTTTAGTGTTATTGCTCCTTTTGCTCTTTGACAGGTGCCGTTGTGGTGTGAGTGTGCGCGCGCGTGTGCGAGAGTGAGAGTGTGTGCGCGTGAGTTTGGAAGCAATTTCGTCCTTGTTTTGAGGCTTTTCTTcgccacacacagaaacagcacgCTGTGGTTGAATTAAAAGGGATCACTGATTGAACACTGATCTTTGGCTGTGCGGAGCCACATATGGACCAGAGAATGATACATGATTGTAATTATGAACAGTTTAAACTGACCCAcgtttttatataaatatataaaaatatatgactGCAGGGTATTGATAACGTATAGATactttttttatgattattattattattaattgcAAGTGatatatgtgagtgtgtgtgaaagTTTATAGTTGAACACaattcttgtttgtttgtgttagCTTATTGTAAACAAGCATTCTGCTGTAAATTTGTTCTTGGTATTAAATTATAATTTATGAATTTGAAAACACaagtttttccatgtttttattttctacttcGCCAATGTGCGTGTGAACTTGtccttgtgtgtttgtgtgtgctgtgtgtggGGACTGGAGTCAACTTGCTGTGGCAGGATGTTGCCCTTTTGGCCCATGAAAGTAATTAATGGATTACAAAATAATTAATCAATCAGCCAACAGGCCCGCTTCACTTTTAGTCACGAGGTTAGGATTATTTAGTAGAAAAACGCCGATCAGTCATTTATAGGAGAACTTCAAAATAAGATACAGATAATAACATTTAATAACAGCAGACCCTCCTTCATGTAGAAAAACATGCACCTTAGGGTGCAGAAATACCTAACTCAGCTTCCTCGCCGCCTTATGCGCAATAAGCCTCACCTTTACGCGCACATTAATATTAATAGGATGAATTCATTCATAAATAGAGGTATCCAAATAATCTAAATATTATTATACTGAAGGAGAAGTAACATGCTCTATAATGCAACTGCT
The sequence above is a segment of the Cheilinus undulatus linkage group 9, ASM1832078v1, whole genome shotgun sequence genome. Coding sequences within it:
- the nr2f2 gene encoding COUP transcription factor 2 isoform X2, yielding MAMVVWRGSQDDVADTQGTLSSHTQGGLSLPTPQPGQLSLTASQVAPPTPQTPVQGPPNNTQSSTPSNQTSQQSEKQPQHIECVVCGDKSSGKHYGQFTCEGCKSFFKRSVRRNLTYTCRANRNCPIDQHHRNQCQYCRLKKCLKVGMRREAVQRGRVPPTQPHHGQFALTNGDPLHCHSYLSGYISLLLRAEPYPTSRYGSQCMQPNNIMGIENICELAARMLFSAVEWARNIPFFPDLQITDQVALLRLTWSELFVLNAAQCSMPLHVAPLLAAAGLHASPMSADRVVAFMDHIRIFQEQVEKLKALHVDSAEYSCLKAIVLFTTDACGLSDVAHVESLQEKSQCALEEYVRSQYPNQPTRFGKLLLRLPSLRTVSSSVIEQLFFVRLVGKTPIETLIRDMLLSGSSFNWPYMSIQ
- the nr2f2 gene encoding COUP transcription factor 2 isoform X1, producing the protein MAMVVWRGSQDDVADTQGTLSSHTQGGLSLPTPQPGQLSLTASQVAPPTPQTPVQGPPNNTQSSTPSNQTSQQSEKQPQHIECVVCGDKSSGKHYGQFTCEGCKSFFKRSVRRNLTYTCRANRNCPIDQHHRNQCQYCRLKKCLKVGMRREVSLFTAAVQRGRVPPTQPHHGQFALTNGDPLHCHSYLSGYISLLLRAEPYPTSRYGSQCMQPNNIMGIENICELAARMLFSAVEWARNIPFFPDLQITDQVALLRLTWSELFVLNAAQCSMPLHVAPLLAAAGLHASPMSADRVVAFMDHIRIFQEQVEKLKALHVDSAEYSCLKAIVLFTTDACGLSDVAHVESLQEKSQCALEEYVRSQYPNQPTRFGKLLLRLPSLRTVSSSVIEQLFFVRLVGKTPIETLIRDMLLSGSSFNWPYMSIQ